One segment of Panthera uncia isolate 11264 chromosome A3 unlocalized genomic scaffold, Puncia_PCG_1.0 HiC_scaffold_12, whole genome shotgun sequence DNA contains the following:
- the RETSAT gene encoding all-trans-retinol 13,14-reductase, whose translation MWLSLLLLLLLLVVPLLAVLCKGHLRPFAGSSPNPFSEDVRRPSAPLVTDKEARKKVLKQAFSVSRVPKKLDAVVIGSGFGGLAAAAILAKAGKRVLVLEQHTKAGGCCHTFGKNGLEFDTGIHYVGHMQEGKSSRFILDQITEGQLEWVALSSPFDIMVLEGPNGRKEFPMYSGKKAYIQGLKEKFPQEEAAIDKYIKLVKAVSHGVVLAILLKTLPLRIAQLLSKWGPLTHFSAFLHASTQSLDEVLRQLPASPELRAVLSYIFPTYGVTPRHSAFSMHALVTNHYMEGAFYPRGGTSEIAFHTIPVIQRAGGAVLTSATVQSVLLDSTGKACGVTVKKGQELVNICCPIVISNAGLFNTYKYLLPENARCLPGVRQQLEMVRPGLSAFCVFIGLRGTKEDLGLQSTNYFVYFETDFDKAMEHYVSMPREKAAEHLPILFIASSSAKDPTWEDRFPDRSTMIVLVPTCYEWFEEWQEKAEGKWNSDYETLKNSFVEASLSVVMRLFPQLEGKVESVVGGSPLTYQFYLAAPWGACYGASHDLDRLHPHVMTSMRAQSPIPNLYLTGQDVFTCGLVGALQGALLCSSTILKRNLYLDLKNLNSRIQAQKN comes from the exons ATGTGGCtttcgctgctgctgctgctgctgctgctggttgTGCCGCTGTTGGCGGTCCTCTGCAAAGGGCACCTGCGGCCGTTCGCAGGCAGCTCCCCGAACCCCTTCTCCGAGGACGTCAGGCGGCCCTCCGCGCCGCTGGTGACCGACAAAGAGGCCAGGAAAAAGGTTCTCAAGCAAG CTTTCTCAGTCAGCCGAGTGCCAAAGAAGCTGGATGCAGTGGTGATCGGCAGTGGCTTTGGGGGCCTGGCTGCAGCTGCGATTCTAGCCAAAGCTGGCAAGCGAGTTCTGGTACTGGAACAACATACCAAGGCAGGAGGCTGTTGTCATACTTTTGGAAAGAATGGCCTGGAATTTGACACAG GAATCCATTATGTCGGGCACATGCAAGAGGGCAAGAGTAGCCGTTTTATCCTGGACCAGATCACTGAGGGGCAGCTGGAATGGGTCGCCTTGTCTTCTCCGTTTGACATCATGGTACTAGAAGGACCCAACGGCCGAAAAGAGTTCCCCATGTACAGTGGGAAGAAAGCTTACATTCAGGGCCTCAAGGAGAAGTTTCCCCAGGAGGAAGCTGCCATTGACAAATATATAAAGCTGGTTAAG gcGGTGTCCCATGGAGTCGTCCTGGCCATCTTGTTGAAGACCCTCCCATTGCGCATAGCTCAGCTGCTCAGCAAGTGGGGGCCGCTCAcccatttctctgcctttcttcatgCTTCCACCCAGAGCCTGGATGAGGTCCTGCGGCAGCTGCCGGCCTCCCCAGAGCTCCGGGCGGTGCTCAGCTACATCTTCCCCACTTACG gTGTGACCCCCAGGCACAGTGCCTTCTCCATGCACGCTCTGGTGACGAACCACTACATGGAAGGGGCCTTTTATCCCCGAGGGGGTACCAGTGAGATCGCTTTCCACACCATCCCTGTGATTCAGCGGGCCGGGGGCGCTGTCCTGACCAGCGCTACTGTGCAGAGTGTGTTGCTGGACTCCACTGGGAAAGCCTGTG GTGTCACTGTGAAGAAGGGTCAGGAGCTGGTGAACATCTGTTGCCCCATTGTGATCTCCAACGCAGGACTCTTCAATACCTACAAGTACCTACTGCCAGAGAATGCCCGCTGTCTGCCAG GTGTGAGGCAGCAGCTGGAGATGGTGCGGCCTGGCTTGAGCGCCTTCTGTGTTTTCATCGGCCTACGAGGCACCAAGGAGGACCTGGGGCTGCAGTCCACCAActactttgtgtattttgaaacAGACTTCGACAAGGC GATGGAGCACTACGTCTCGATGCCCAGGGAAAAGGCTGCAGAGCACTTGCCCATCCTCTTCATTGCCTCCTCCTCAGCCAAGGATCCCACTTGGGAGGACCGGTTCCCAG ACCGGTCCACGATGATCGTACTGGTGCCCACCTGCTATGAGTGGTTTGAAGAGTggcaggagaaggcagagggaaagtGGAACAGCGACTATGAGACACTCAAAAACTCCTTTGTTGAAGCCTCTCTGTCGGTTGTGATGAGGCTGTTCCCACAGCTGGAGGGGAAG GTGGAGAGTGTGGTTGGAGGGTCCCCGCTGACCTACCAGTTCTATCTGGCTGCTCCCTGGGGTGCCTGCTATGGGGCCAGCCATGACCTGGACCGCCTACATCCTCATGTGATGACCTCCATGAGGGCCCAAAGCCCCATTCCCAACCTCTACTTGACAG GCCAGGATGTCTTCACCTGTGGGTTGGTGGGGGCCTTGCAAGGGGCCCTACTGTGCAGCAGCACCATCCTGAAGCGGAACTTGTACCTAGACCTTAAGAATCTCAACTCAAGGATCCAGGCTCAGAAGAATTAG